One part of the Parabacteroides distasonis ATCC 8503 genome encodes these proteins:
- a CDS encoding endonuclease/exonuclease/phosphatase family protein, whose product MKKLIYSFLFVLCSVFALQAESMVVATYNLRNANAGDSTNGNGWGQRYPYIAQLVQFHGFDIFGTQEGKYHQLQDLKNAMPGYDYIGVGRDDGKQAGEYSAIFYRTGKFEVLDHGDFWLSTITDRPNKGWDAVLPRICTWGKFRDKQTGFTFLFFNLHMDHIGVQARAESAKLILKKLKEFPEKLPAILTGDFNVDQHNESYLLLDNSGIMRDSYQIADFRYVPNGTFNAFHADRKTDSRIDHLFLTKEFDVKKYGVLTDTYRSEAKDAKNEQNANFPKEVSMQKHVARVPSDHFPVMIVVEVK is encoded by the coding sequence ATGAAGAAGCTAATTTATTCTTTTTTATTTGTCCTTTGTTCCGTATTTGCGTTACAAGCGGAGTCAATGGTAGTAGCCACCTATAATTTGCGTAATGCGAATGCGGGAGACTCGACGAATGGGAATGGCTGGGGACAACGTTATCCCTACATTGCCCAATTGGTGCAGTTCCATGGTTTTGATATCTTTGGGACTCAAGAAGGTAAATATCATCAGTTGCAAGATCTAAAGAATGCGATGCCCGGTTATGATTATATCGGGGTAGGACGTGATGATGGTAAGCAAGCTGGTGAATATTCTGCCATATTTTATCGTACGGGAAAGTTCGAGGTGCTCGATCATGGGGACTTTTGGTTGTCTACGATAACCGATCGCCCTAATAAGGGATGGGATGCCGTTCTTCCCCGTATTTGCACATGGGGTAAATTTCGGGATAAACAAACCGGCTTTACTTTCTTGTTCTTTAACTTACATATGGATCATATTGGTGTACAGGCCCGTGCGGAAAGCGCGAAACTTATCCTTAAGAAGTTGAAAGAATTTCCGGAGAAGCTACCGGCGATTCTAACAGGTGATTTTAATGTGGATCAACATAATGAATCCTACTTATTACTGGACAATTCCGGTATTATGCGGGATTCTTATCAGATAGCGGATTTCCGGTATGTACCCAACGGCACGTTTAATGCCTTCCATGCGGATCGCAAAACAGACAGTCGTATCGATCATTTATTCCTTACGAAAGAGTTTGATGTGAAAAAATATGGTGTCTTGACGGATACATATCGTTCGGAAGCGAAAGATGCGAAGAATGAGCAAAATGCGAATTTTCCGAAGGAGGTCTCCATGCAAAAACATGTAGCTCGTGTTCCATCTGATCATTTCCCTGTGATGATTGTAGTAGAAGTAAAATAA
- a CDS encoding endonuclease/exonuclease/phosphatase family protein, with product MRNLIIVFISLFTFCIGISGQQKCKLNVGSFNLRYDNEGDKDDSWVHRKDMAVSLVHFHDFDVFGIQEGLIHQVKELVKDDTYTYVGVGRDDGKEAGEHAAVLFKKDRFKLLDSGNYWLSETQDKPSFGWDAQCRRVCSWAKLKDKVSGKEFYFFSVHFDHIGKVARHESALIMLANIKKIAGDSPAICVGDFNGTPDSEPIQILKSDGLLLDSREISKTPPYGTVGTTNQFNLNAPMKNRIDYIFVTKGIQVNKYGTLNECQYGHFSSDHFPIMIEAEF from the coding sequence ATGAGAAACTTAATTATAGTGTTTATCTCTTTATTTACTTTCTGCATAGGGATATCCGGACAACAGAAGTGTAAACTGAACGTGGGTAGTTTTAACCTGCGGTATGATAATGAGGGGGATAAGGATGATTCATGGGTACACCGCAAAGACATGGCGGTATCTTTGGTTCATTTCCATGATTTTGATGTCTTTGGGATTCAAGAAGGGTTGATTCACCAAGTGAAGGAATTAGTGAAAGATGATACGTACACGTATGTCGGCGTAGGCCGGGATGACGGAAAAGAGGCTGGGGAACATGCCGCGGTTTTATTTAAGAAAGATCGGTTTAAATTATTGGACTCGGGAAATTACTGGCTGTCGGAGACACAGGATAAGCCTTCTTTTGGCTGGGATGCGCAATGCCGGAGGGTTTGTTCTTGGGCGAAGTTGAAGGATAAGGTTTCGGGAAAGGAATTTTATTTCTTCAGCGTTCATTTTGACCATATCGGTAAGGTGGCACGTCATGAGTCTGCTTTGATAATGTTGGCTAATATTAAAAAGATAGCGGGGGATTCCCCTGCTATCTGTGTAGGTGATTTCAATGGTACGCCGGATTCTGAGCCTATACAAATACTGAAATCCGATGGTTTACTGTTGGACTCACGGGAAATCTCAAAAACACCACCCTATGGGACGGTAGGAACGACAAACCAATTCAATTTGAATGCCCCGATGAAAAACCGGATTGACTATATTTTCGTCACTAAAGGTATTCAGGTAAATAAATATGGGACTTTGAACGAGTGCCAGTATGGGCATTTCTCTTCGGATCATTTCCCGATAATGATAGAGGCAGAGTTCTAA
- a CDS encoding SusC/RagA family TonB-linked outer membrane protein: MSNFKHSFFRTLLYAQLLSGFSGVAIAAQISLSVKDRPMREVIKELEETTEYRFFYNDGIKGLNSPISVDVEDADINAVMDAIAKQANVAYVLKSGHQIVLSSVKTVQQQGNKKVTGTITDPKGEPIIGANVVVKGSTNGTITDIDGHFSIEVTPNAILQVSYIGYVAQDVPVGNKDNLVISIHEDTQKLDEVVVVGYGSQKKVNLTGAVEQVTSDVFEGRPTANATQMLEGVVPNLNISLSDGKPGRTADFNVRGAGSINGGSALVLIDGVEGDPSMLNPNDIESISVLKDAAASAIYGARAPFGVVLITTKNATEGKPKVTWSSSYSLQSPQNVPDVVSDGYIWAKHFYDAYFNYNQANPSGINKTQQFSVAWLDEYKRRHETGDFGTVISDGSIGTKGRYVYYPEGTDYYDLMYKKSVFAQNQNLSISGSDGKFDYYLSGRFYSYDGLFDSDEQTDKFKTYNMRFKGGYQLTPWLKINNNFEFSHNKYYNPITYSEGSGVVWRNIADEGHPSSPLFNPDGTMTYSAVYTVGDLLYGRSGITTKNSNLKNTTTFNAKFLGDRLRVNGDFTYQQKTQEKTKKQVRSPYARSVDADGESQIEHITGTYSNLAETTDHTNYLATNLFAEFEETFAEKHYFKAMAGWNYEKSTFKRIYAYNDDLLTDDVDNMNLVMGTDNRSITSQWKAYQFGGAFFRLNYAFDDRYLLEVNGRYDGSSRFPSDERWAFFPSASVGWRISQEPWWNVKSEHISNAKVRFSWGSLGNAAGLSNYQYIQTLGISKSDYILDGLRQNYMSSPAALPGNLTWETATTYDIGADLGFFDNRLTVSGDYYIRKTTDMIVNGPTVPDVFGASSPKGNYADMSTYGYELSLEWRDGFDLAGKRFNYSIKGTLADYYSVIDRFNNANKSLSEYANQSLDKNYYEGMRIGEIWGFVSNGLWQDQASIDAAEAAAKAAGQSYYNPLMQTSKTYKLYPGDIKFEDLNGNGYIDRGQNTVDDPGDRKIIGNEEPRYIYSFTLSADWNNIWVSAFFQGVGKQDWYPSNEASTFWGQYNRPYNQMPSWHVGNYWTPENPDAFLPRYAGYYAPFYGGHKNANTRYLMNAAYLRLKNIQVGYNLPSEWIKKLHLTNVGIYLSGENLFTWSPLYKYSKDVNVSNIGESDKDLTSSNSGDGYNYPMMKSFSIGLNVTF, from the coding sequence ATGAGTAATTTCAAGCACTCTTTTTTCCGGACACTTTTGTATGCCCAGTTATTGTCGGGCTTTTCCGGAGTTGCGATTGCCGCCCAGATATCGTTGTCGGTAAAGGATAGACCGATGCGGGAGGTTATTAAAGAATTAGAGGAAACGACTGAATATCGTTTTTTCTATAATGATGGGATCAAAGGTCTGAATTCTCCGATCTCTGTTGACGTGGAAGATGCGGATATTAATGCTGTAATGGATGCGATAGCAAAGCAAGCGAATGTGGCTTATGTATTGAAATCGGGTCATCAGATCGTTTTATCATCGGTAAAAACTGTTCAGCAACAAGGTAATAAGAAAGTTACCGGTACGATTACAGACCCGAAAGGGGAACCAATCATCGGGGCGAATGTGGTCGTGAAAGGATCTACCAATGGTACCATCACGGATATAGATGGCCATTTCTCTATTGAGGTAACTCCGAATGCGATACTTCAGGTTTCTTATATTGGTTATGTGGCTCAAGATGTTCCGGTAGGCAATAAAGATAATTTGGTTATATCTATTCATGAGGACACGCAGAAGCTGGATGAGGTAGTCGTGGTGGGTTATGGTTCCCAGAAAAAAGTGAATTTGACCGGTGCGGTAGAGCAAGTGACTAGTGATGTATTCGAGGGGCGTCCTACGGCTAACGCTACTCAGATGCTAGAAGGGGTTGTCCCGAACTTGAATATTTCCTTGTCTGATGGTAAACCGGGGCGTACGGCGGATTTTAACGTACGTGGCGCCGGTTCTATCAATGGGGGTAGTGCTTTGGTGTTGATTGATGGTGTGGAAGGAGACCCTTCTATGTTAAATCCGAATGATATTGAGAGTATTTCCGTATTGAAGGATGCTGCCGCTTCCGCTATTTATGGCGCACGTGCTCCATTTGGCGTGGTTTTGATCACGACGAAGAACGCTACGGAAGGTAAGCCGAAGGTGACATGGTCTTCTAGCTATTCATTACAATCACCACAGAATGTGCCGGATGTAGTTTCCGATGGTTATATTTGGGCAAAGCATTTTTATGACGCTTATTTTAATTACAATCAAGCGAATCCTTCCGGTATCAACAAGACACAGCAATTTTCCGTGGCTTGGCTGGATGAGTATAAGCGCCGTCATGAGACGGGCGATTTCGGGACGGTGATCTCTGATGGCTCTATCGGTACAAAAGGCCGTTATGTGTATTATCCGGAAGGAACCGACTATTATGATCTGATGTATAAGAAGAGTGTCTTCGCGCAGAATCAAAATCTTTCCATCTCGGGTTCCGACGGGAAGTTTGATTATTATTTGTCAGGACGTTTCTATAGTTACGATGGACTTTTCGATAGCGATGAGCAAACGGATAAGTTCAAGACCTATAACATGCGTTTCAAGGGAGGTTATCAGTTAACTCCTTGGTTGAAGATCAACAATAACTTTGAGTTTTCCCATAATAAATACTACAATCCGATTACCTATTCGGAAGGATCTGGTGTGGTATGGAGAAATATCGCAGACGAGGGACACCCGTCATCGCCACTGTTCAACCCTGATGGTACGATGACTTATTCTGCCGTCTATACCGTAGGCGATTTGCTTTATGGACGTAGCGGTATTACGACAAAGAACTCCAACTTAAAGAATACTACGACATTCAATGCTAAGTTCTTGGGTGACCGTTTGCGTGTGAATGGTGATTTCACGTATCAACAGAAGACGCAAGAGAAGACCAAGAAACAAGTACGTTCACCGTATGCACGGTCGGTTGATGCAGATGGGGAAAGCCAGATCGAACATATTACGGGTACCTATTCCAATTTGGCAGAGACAACTGATCATACGAACTATCTAGCAACGAACCTTTTCGCAGAGTTTGAGGAAACTTTTGCCGAGAAACATTATTTCAAGGCCATGGCTGGATGGAATTACGAAAAATCTACTTTCAAACGCATCTATGCTTATAATGATGACTTGTTGACGGACGACGTGGACAACATGAATTTGGTGATGGGTACTGATAACCGGAGTATTACCTCACAATGGAAGGCTTATCAGTTTGGCGGCGCTTTCTTCCGTTTGAATTATGCCTTTGATGATCGTTATCTGTTGGAGGTAAACGGACGTTACGATGGTTCCTCCCGCTTCCCGAGTGATGAGCGTTGGGCTTTCTTCCCCTCGGCTTCCGTGGGTTGGCGAATCTCGCAAGAACCTTGGTGGAATGTTAAGTCCGAACATATCTCTAACGCTAAGGTCCGGTTTTCTTGGGGCTCTTTGGGCAATGCGGCCGGATTGAGTAATTATCAGTATATCCAGACATTGGGTATCAGCAAGTCTGATTATATTCTTGACGGTTTGCGGCAGAATTATATGTCATCTCCGGCGGCTCTTCCCGGCAACTTGACGTGGGAAACCGCTACGACGTATGATATAGGAGCGGATTTAGGATTCTTTGATAATCGTTTGACCGTAAGTGGAGATTATTATATCCGTAAAACAACTGATATGATCGTGAATGGTCCGACCGTGCCGGATGTGTTCGGTGCTTCTTCTCCGAAAGGTAATTATGCGGATATGTCTACTTATGGCTATGAGTTGTCTTTGGAATGGAGAGATGGATTTGATTTAGCTGGTAAGCGATTTAATTATAGTATCAAGGGTACATTGGCAGATTACTATTCAGTGATCGATAGGTTTAATAATGCGAATAAGTCATTGAGCGAGTATGCGAATCAATCACTCGACAAGAATTATTATGAGGGGATGCGTATCGGTGAGATTTGGGGATTTGTATCCAATGGTTTGTGGCAGGACCAAGCCAGTATCGATGCGGCTGAGGCTGCCGCGAAAGCTGCGGGACAATCCTATTATAATCCGCTCATGCAAACATCGAAAACCTATAAGTTGTATCCGGGTGATATTAAGTTTGAAGACTTAAATGGCAACGGTTATATTGATCGTGGACAGAATACGGTAGATGATCCGGGCGACCGTAAGATCATCGGTAACGAGGAGCCTCGTTATATTTATAGCTTTACGCTTTCTGCCGATTGGAACAATATCTGGGTGAGTGCTTTCTTCCAAGGAGTGGGTAAGCAGGATTGGTATCCGTCTAATGAAGCCTCTACGTTCTGGGGGCAATACAATCGCCCGTATAACCAGATGCCTTCTTGGCATGTGGGAAACTATTGGACTCCTGAGAACCCGGATGCATTCTTGCCTCGTTACGCTGGTTACTATGCGCCTTTCTATGGAGGTCATAAGAACGCTAACACGCGCTATTTGATGAATGCGGCCTATCTACGCTTGAAGAACATACAGGTTGGCTATAATTTACCGTCGGAATGGATTAAAAAATTGCATTTGACAAATGTGGGAATTTACCTTTCCGGGGAAAATCTCTTTACATGGTCTCCGCTTTACAAGTATTCCAAGGATGTCAATGTATCGAATATCGGTGAATCGGATAAGGACTTGACCTCCAGCAATAGTGGTGATGGATATAATTACCCGATGATGAAGTCGTTCAGCATCGGCCTGAATGTTACATTTTAA
- a CDS encoding FecR family protein, producing the protein MRKTYTHIELLDRFMSGKTSPEEERTLLAWFSDSDHKEEIMAFYMSRWEESSGKKLPPKLQGQMFCEIKKRIRQEKKTLEIKKKPHTLWKWLSYAAVAFVCISLGIGSHWYYMRQVPLSDPLDYVVSADNGQRASVVLPDGTKVWLNSHTKLNYKSDYGVKERSVSLSGEAYFEVSKDTLRRFLVNAGDMEVEALGTAFNVKAYEEDDEVVTTLFEGSVRTVVGKEFVILSPDESAVFNKSSHILSVNHPTNASYARLWRTNELAFSGESLEEIAVLLNRMYNVEVRFLSNKIKGYSFSGVIRNNSLDNVFEIISLTAPITYVSVGDTIYLNEK; encoded by the coding sequence ATGAGAAAAACGTATACACATATCGAATTATTGGATCGCTTTATGAGTGGTAAGACTTCACCGGAAGAAGAGCGAACTCTTTTGGCGTGGTTTAGCGATTCCGATCATAAGGAAGAGATCATGGCTTTTTATATGTCTAGATGGGAAGAATCTTCCGGGAAAAAGCTTCCTCCTAAGCTACAAGGACAGATGTTCTGTGAGATTAAAAAGCGGATAAGACAAGAGAAGAAAACTTTGGAGATAAAGAAGAAACCGCATACCTTATGGAAGTGGCTTTCTTATGCGGCGGTGGCATTCGTATGTATAAGCCTTGGAATTGGTTCACATTGGTATTATATGAGACAGGTTCCATTATCCGATCCATTGGATTATGTGGTGTCAGCAGATAATGGGCAACGTGCTAGCGTGGTTCTGCCTGATGGGACGAAAGTATGGTTAAATTCGCATACTAAACTTAATTATAAGAGTGATTATGGCGTGAAAGAAAGATCAGTTTCTTTATCTGGTGAGGCTTATTTTGAAGTTTCGAAAGATACATTGCGCCGTTTCTTGGTAAATGCGGGGGATATGGAAGTCGAGGCGCTAGGCACAGCTTTTAATGTGAAGGCGTATGAGGAAGATGACGAGGTGGTTACGACCTTGTTTGAAGGCAGTGTACGAACAGTGGTTGGAAAAGAGTTTGTGATTCTGTCTCCGGATGAGAGTGCGGTTTTTAATAAGTCTAGTCATATATTATCTGTTAATCACCCGACAAATGCTTCTTATGCCCGTCTTTGGCGTACGAATGAACTGGCCTTCTCTGGCGAGTCGTTGGAGGAGATCGCGGTATTGTTGAATCGAATGTATAATGTTGAAGTTCGTTTTTTGTCCAATAAGATTAAAGGCTACAGTTTCTCGGGGGTGATCCGGAATAATAGTCTGGATAATGTATTTGAAATAATAAGCCTTACGGCTCCGATTACGTATGTGTCGGTAGGTGATACTATTTATTTAAATGAGAAATAG
- a CDS encoding RagB/SusD family nutrient uptake outer membrane protein has protein sequence MKKNILLSGLVALLAVFSGCEMNEEPKSEASVDMVFSSENGLKTYTYSFYNVLPSRGSAFRRDATADYGVKNSLGGMEVGAYTTNSATSWSWSALRNINFFLENNVNESLSTTIRDNYNGIARLFRARFYFDKLVQYGEVPWIDKVFNEAEDPDLYNPRDTRDVIIGHILEDLDYAYTNILEEDVTHNSTIVNKWTAAAFKSRVCLFEAAWRKYHAADQLDIARTGCTEYSAKDLYKLAAEAAKEVMDNGPYKLYTSGAYSDGRGAYRELFIADKAVTTEVMMAIETDKVLGLGEQNWWYNSSTYGPHLCMSRKFMLSYLNADGTPYVEKKADGSYKNFVEETTGRDTRLNQTIRGADYTRKNASGVYEPTAANFTGHTLTGYQFTKFAMDDVAYDDAATNDNDIPIMRYAEVLLNYAEAKAELGELTDADWAATIGALRSRAGITGGTPQTGTLTTRPSSAEPYIASYYPTISDPSLLEIRRERGIELCLEGLRLNDLKRWNCCDLWVNDPWEGIFIPSLNQPLDVNGDGNYDAYFYDTDKIADEKYAAIGVYVGTNKSNVLNVKPVQGGYLMEYNYAGRSWPARQYLYPIPEVVIQFNTNLSQNPGW, from the coding sequence ATGAAAAAGAATATACTATTAAGCGGTCTGGTGGCACTTTTGGCTGTATTTTCGGGGTGCGAGATGAATGAGGAACCAAAGTCGGAGGCTTCTGTGGATATGGTGTTTAGCTCCGAGAATGGTTTGAAGACGTATACGTACTCATTTTACAATGTCTTGCCTTCCCGAGGAAGCGCTTTCCGGCGTGATGCTACGGCAGATTATGGGGTGAAAAATTCCTTGGGTGGTATGGAGGTTGGCGCTTATACTACGAATAGCGCGACGAGTTGGTCATGGTCCGCTCTTCGTAATATAAATTTCTTTTTGGAGAATAACGTGAATGAGTCACTAAGCACGACTATCCGTGACAATTATAATGGTATCGCACGCTTGTTCCGTGCTCGCTTCTATTTTGATAAATTGGTACAATATGGCGAGGTACCTTGGATTGATAAGGTATTTAACGAGGCTGAAGACCCGGATCTTTATAACCCGCGTGATACACGTGATGTGATTATCGGGCATATCTTGGAGGATTTGGATTATGCGTATACGAATATATTGGAAGAGGATGTCACGCATAATTCAACGATCGTAAATAAATGGACAGCTGCCGCTTTCAAATCTCGTGTTTGCTTGTTTGAGGCTGCTTGGCGTAAATACCATGCCGCTGACCAATTGGATATCGCTCGTACGGGATGTACGGAATATTCGGCCAAAGATTTATATAAACTAGCGGCTGAGGCGGCTAAGGAAGTTATGGATAACGGACCGTACAAACTTTATACTTCGGGTGCTTATAGCGATGGCCGTGGAGCGTATCGCGAACTTTTCATTGCCGATAAGGCCGTTACCACGGAGGTAATGATGGCTATCGAGACTGACAAGGTGTTAGGACTGGGTGAGCAGAATTGGTGGTATAATTCCTCTACTTACGGACCACACTTATGCATGAGCCGTAAATTTATGCTGTCATACTTGAATGCGGATGGTACGCCTTATGTCGAGAAAAAAGCGGATGGAAGCTATAAGAATTTCGTGGAGGAGACAACAGGACGTGATACCCGCTTGAACCAGACGATCCGGGGAGCGGATTATACCCGTAAGAATGCTTCTGGTGTTTATGAGCCGACCGCGGCTAATTTTACGGGACATACATTGACGGGATATCAGTTTACGAAGTTTGCCATGGATGACGTGGCTTACGATGATGCGGCTACGAATGATAATGACATTCCTATCATGCGCTATGCTGAGGTTTTGTTGAACTATGCTGAGGCTAAGGCTGAATTAGGCGAACTGACTGATGCGGATTGGGCGGCTACGATAGGTGCGCTTCGTTCTCGTGCGGGAATTACGGGAGGCACACCACAGACAGGTACATTGACAACCCGTCCGTCATCCGCAGAGCCTTATATCGCTTCTTATTACCCGACGATCTCTGATCCTTCCTTGTTGGAGATCCGTCGCGAACGTGGTATTGAACTTTGTCTGGAAGGTTTGCGCCTAAATGATTTGAAACGTTGGAATTGTTGCGATCTTTGGGTGAACGATCCTTGGGAAGGTATCTTTATCCCATCACTTAACCAACCGTTGGATGTGAATGGCGATGGTAATTATGATGCCTATTTCTATGATACGGATAAGATCGCTGATGAGAAGTATGCTGCGATTGGTGTCTATGTGGGTACAAATAAGAGTAATGTGCTTAACGTGAAGCCGGTTCAAGGAGGTTATTTGATGGAGTATAATTACGCCGGACGTAGCTGGCCGGCTCGTCAGTACTTATATCCGATACCGGAGGTAGTAATTCAGTTCAATACGAATCTAAGCCAGAATCCGGGCTGGTAA